In a genomic window of Streptomyces sp. NBC_01231:
- a CDS encoding iron-containing redox enzyme family protein: MNAHTGFPLPDLTTSLPRAPFHFSPKAAEEAAAVIAGEPAGVFRQLLGNQESETTLLVSRRALEAFLTTAQSESPPSSQPRGDADADAVAAWVEQTRAELAPDLGALREADPETRELVLRQRAPLALLGGCWLDTVSQAATQPSVIVNRLFGQYFLLQGEGIPQRGQPARRRRALTELGVHLPEIEAADFLRQASARPLTVLHASFHLALSRLPASFLPEVVGVHYAMAALGVDDLLLGTEPHLPEAEARTVLADYLSLTDRSPTGDEDRRRTLTAIALVLRLEREHTALLTELAAWHEGLSLDARVAQIVARHAPFAGRQHRSVRMGDRRLSDWLDGEDLDLAAFVAEFRASRQLRPGRDGTCRFLKSIKFGGPMFGIFDEREAATFTAWAQAVEAGEPADLDFAPNTAGDDRAEGWARALRGTAAEDLDDVVLADAESGLDDRRLFHRVVNVEQYPHILTTARDRAEAGLTDAEILFTHGAGGRLTNAEYFDYTPEALMERVERVYWDKLVDPYQPLTEIPDRDEVIFEQTTFALGSLIDGSWAHRIGNLGRNHRQSDAMLFGIYADEMGRGDVTKNHITLIHQVLASMDIHLPHIRQPEFLEQGDLPDHLYGFSIHQVCLSLFPDTLYNEILGYNLGIEMFGLGEMRLHEIQKLRRHNLDISYEEAHLSIDNFSAGHARQSADIIVSYLDDVRRASGDAAVQQEWRRIWRGYASFAYFVEHQLVKQIRARERTQAASAPTVQPDDVDLLI, encoded by the coding sequence ATGAACGCACACACCGGATTCCCCCTTCCCGACCTGACCACGTCGCTGCCCCGCGCCCCCTTCCACTTCAGTCCGAAAGCAGCCGAGGAGGCCGCGGCGGTCATCGCCGGGGAACCGGCCGGTGTCTTCCGGCAGTTACTCGGCAACCAGGAAAGCGAGACCACGCTGCTCGTCTCCCGCCGCGCCCTGGAAGCGTTCCTCACCACCGCGCAGTCGGAGTCGCCGCCCTCGTCGCAGCCGCGAGGAGACGCCGACGCCGACGCCGTCGCCGCGTGGGTGGAGCAGACCCGCGCCGAGCTCGCGCCGGACCTCGGCGCGCTGCGCGAGGCCGACCCCGAGACACGCGAACTCGTGCTGCGTCAGCGCGCTCCCCTCGCCCTGCTCGGCGGCTGCTGGCTCGACACCGTCTCGCAGGCCGCCACCCAGCCGTCCGTCATCGTCAACCGCCTCTTCGGCCAGTACTTCCTCCTACAAGGTGAGGGCATTCCGCAGCGTGGGCAGCCGGCCCGGCGCCGGCGGGCCCTGACCGAACTGGGCGTCCACCTGCCCGAGATCGAGGCCGCGGACTTCCTGCGGCAGGCCTCGGCCCGCCCGCTGACCGTCCTGCACGCCTCCTTCCACCTCGCGCTCTCCCGGCTGCCGGCCTCCTTCCTGCCCGAAGTGGTCGGCGTGCACTACGCCATGGCCGCGCTGGGCGTCGACGATCTGCTCCTGGGCACCGAGCCGCACCTGCCGGAGGCCGAGGCCCGTACCGTCCTCGCCGACTACCTCTCGCTCACCGACCGGTCGCCGACCGGGGACGAGGACCGCCGCCGCACGCTCACCGCGATCGCCCTCGTCCTGAGGCTGGAGCGGGAGCACACCGCCCTGCTCACCGAACTGGCCGCCTGGCACGAGGGGCTCTCCCTGGACGCCAGGGTCGCGCAGATCGTGGCCCGCCACGCGCCGTTCGCCGGCCGCCAGCACCGCAGCGTCCGCATGGGCGACCGGCGGCTGTCGGACTGGCTGGACGGCGAAGACCTCGACCTGGCCGCGTTCGTCGCCGAGTTCCGCGCCTCACGGCAGCTGAGGCCCGGTCGCGACGGAACGTGCCGGTTCCTGAAGTCCATCAAGTTCGGCGGCCCGATGTTCGGCATCTTCGACGAGCGCGAGGCGGCCACCTTCACGGCCTGGGCGCAGGCCGTGGAAGCCGGCGAACCCGCCGACCTCGACTTCGCCCCCAACACCGCGGGAGACGACCGGGCCGAGGGCTGGGCCCGGGCCCTGCGCGGCACCGCGGCCGAGGACCTTGACGACGTCGTCCTCGCCGACGCCGAAAGCGGGCTGGACGACCGGCGGTTGTTCCACCGCGTCGTCAACGTCGAGCAGTATCCCCACATCCTGACCACCGCCCGGGACCGGGCCGAGGCGGGCCTCACCGACGCGGAGATCCTCTTCACCCACGGCGCCGGCGGACGGCTCACCAACGCCGAGTACTTCGACTACACGCCCGAGGCGCTCATGGAGCGGGTCGAGCGCGTCTACTGGGACAAGCTGGTCGACCCCTACCAGCCGCTCACCGAGATCCCGGACCGCGACGAGGTCATCTTCGAGCAGACCACCTTCGCACTCGGCAGCCTCATCGACGGCAGCTGGGCCCACCGCATCGGCAACCTCGGCCGCAACCACCGGCAGAGCGACGCCATGCTGTTCGGGATCTACGCCGACGAAATGGGCCGCGGCGACGTCACCAAGAACCACATCACGCTCATCCACCAGGTCCTCGCCAGCATGGACATCCACCTGCCGCACATCCGGCAGCCGGAATTCCTCGAGCAGGGCGATCTCCCCGACCACCTCTACGGGTTCTCGATCCACCAGGTCTGCCTGTCGCTCTTCCCCGACACGCTCTACAACGAGATCCTGGGCTACAACCTGGGCATCGAGATGTTCGGCCTGGGGGAGATGCGGCTCCACGAGATACAGAAGCTGCGCCGGCACAACCTCGACATCTCCTACGAGGAGGCCCATCTGTCGATCGACAACTTCTCCGCCGGACACGCCCGGCAGTCGGCCGACATCATCGTCTCCTACCTCGACGACGTGCGGCGCGCCTCCGGCGACGCGGCCGTCCAACAGGAGTGGCGCCGCATCTGGCGCGGCTACGCCTCCTTCGCGTACTTCGTCGAGCATCAGCTGGTCAAGCAG